CATTATGTTCAGACTCAGCACTGCCCTGCGTAACCCTGTACGGGTAATTTTGGTTTTAGCAGTCCTTATTGTCGCCGCGGGAGTTATCATTGACAGGGATACAAACGAGTTCACCCTACAAACTGCCGTCGGGCAAACGAACGATACACTTCAAACGTCAGAAGATTTCCAGCACTTGGAACGCGCAAATCGAGCATTTATTGATTTAGTGGCACGGACGCGTCCTGCTGTTGTTCAAATTACAACAAAAACACAACGGAGAATCATAACTTCGGAAAGACAAGAAATATCTCCCGAACAAGAAGAGCAATTTAGAGACTTTTTTGGAGATGAATTCTTCAGACGCTTTTTTCCAGAACAAGAAGGAGAACAGCGCGAACAACAAGCACCTCGCCAACGTATACTCCCGAATTCGCCCCCTGTTAGGGGTATTGGCTCTGGGGTGATTGTCAGTGACGATGGCTATATCCTTACCAATAACCATGTCATTGAAGGAAGCGATGAAATTACCATTACCTTGTCAAACGGAAAAGAATATACAGCCGAGTTAGTCGGTCGCGATGCCGCTGGAACTGAAGTCAGTGGCACCGATTTGGCACTGCTCAAAATTGACGCGGACGGGCTTCCAACCCTTCCATTTGGTGATTCAGATCAGCTCGAGGTTGGTGAATGGGTGATTGCCATCGGAACGCCACTTAATTTTTCTCAAACCGTGACACGAGGAATCGTGAGTGCGAAAGGCCGACCTGGGCATCGCAGCGGTATTCAATACGGTAATTTTATCCAAACGGATGCGCCGATCAATCGAGGAAACAGCGGCGGTGCTTTGATCAACATTCGCGGCGAATTGGTAGGAATTAATACCGCGATTATCACCGGTGGTCTTTCCACAGGAAATATCGGCATTGGCTTCGCCGTTCCGAGT
Above is a window of Candidatus Poribacteria bacterium DNA encoding:
- a CDS encoding Do family serine endopeptidase, encoding MFRLSTALRNPVRVILVLAVLIVAAGVIIDRDTNEFTLQTAVGQTNDTLQTSEDFQHLERANRAFIDLVARTRPAVVQITTKTQRRIITSERQEISPEQEEQFRDFFGDEFFRRFFPEQEGEQREQQAPRQRILPNSPPVRGIGSGVIVSDDGYILTNNHVIEGSDEITITLSNGKEYTAELVGRDAAGTEVSGTDLALLKIDADGLPTLPFGDSDQLEVGEWVIAIGTPLNFSQTVTRGIVSAKGRPGHRSGIQYGNFIQTDAPINRGNSGGALINIRGELVGINTAIITGGLSTGNIGIGFAVPSKMAQQVLPQLIKHGKVERGWLGISMRNVDPDLAEKLNFDTPRGAFVRGVSKGSPADKGGIQRSDVIVEFNGETIRDSNDLMHVVGATEVGKSVEVIVIRGDNKEKRLTVKLGKRTEEAIAKLNAQLYETEVNRAEVEELHQKLDENEAFAGLQVQKLTPAIAERYGYAPDEKGVVVTQVDSGSTAEKKGIVAGSLIQEMEWTSIDDLASYSRLVEQLTNENKTQVLLYVKSPNGQGGAYVTIKVPTSDDTSDR